Proteins encoded by one window of Streptomyces uncialis:
- a CDS encoding aminotransferase class V-fold PLP-dependent enzyme, with translation MARVSRRHLLAGPVGAAAVVASGGLARAAGPALGGAPPVMAGGRPDWDAVRAQFRLEPGWVHLAMYHLASHPRVVREAVAHLSRQIDANPLAAPGGLSLPDGPTGWPRVLASLADYLGARPEQLAMTASTTIGLGVVYNGVRTRPGQEFVLSTDDHPSHVLAAQLAAEKRGAKVRLCSWFRDSAQATADEIIRTLREQIRPETRVLGVTWVQSGTGVRMPVRRIAEVVREANQGRAEADRCLLVVDGVHGLAAVDQDGARLGADILVAGTHKWLFGPRGTGLVWVSPQVLDQLRPTFATFIFSGGAAPLSPGGYLAFEHAFALPTAVAFHQRLGRARVADRIARLSTRAKHGLAGIPGVTVHTPADPEMSAGITCFSVRGHSAEQVISRAAEKRIRLSSLPVLPYNSTPWPRIGTAIVNSPRDIDTALTAVADIAR, from the coding sequence ATGGCGAGGGTGAGCCGTAGGCATCTGCTGGCCGGTCCGGTCGGGGCCGCCGCCGTGGTGGCTTCGGGCGGTCTCGCCCGGGCGGCCGGGCCTGCCCTTGGGGGAGCGCCGCCCGTGATGGCGGGTGGGCGGCCGGACTGGGACGCGGTGCGGGCACAGTTCCGGCTGGAGCCCGGCTGGGTTCATCTGGCGATGTACCACCTGGCGTCGCACCCCCGGGTGGTGCGGGAGGCGGTGGCGCACCTGAGCCGTCAGATCGACGCCAACCCTCTGGCGGCGCCCGGGGGGCTGTCGCTGCCGGACGGCCCGACCGGGTGGCCGCGGGTGCTGGCCTCTCTGGCCGACTACCTGGGAGCGCGGCCCGAGCAACTCGCGATGACCGCCAGTACGACCATCGGGCTGGGGGTGGTCTACAACGGGGTGCGGACGCGTCCTGGTCAGGAGTTCGTGCTCAGCACCGACGACCATCCGTCCCATGTGCTCGCGGCCCAGCTGGCGGCGGAGAAACGCGGCGCCAAGGTGCGGCTCTGCTCCTGGTTCCGCGACTCCGCCCAGGCCACCGCCGATGAGATCATCCGTACCCTGCGGGAGCAGATCCGCCCCGAGACACGGGTCCTGGGCGTCACCTGGGTGCAGTCCGGCACCGGAGTGCGGATGCCCGTGCGCCGGATCGCCGAGGTGGTGCGCGAGGCGAATCAGGGACGAGCGGAGGCCGACCGCTGTCTGCTGGTCGTCGACGGCGTGCACGGGCTCGCCGCTGTCGACCAGGACGGGGCGCGTCTGGGGGCCGACATCCTGGTCGCCGGCACACACAAGTGGCTCTTCGGGCCGCGCGGAACCGGCCTGGTGTGGGTCTCTCCCCAGGTGCTCGACCAGCTCCGGCCGACGTTCGCCACCTTCATCTTCAGCGGTGGGGCGGCGCCGCTCTCCCCGGGCGGATACCTGGCCTTCGAGCACGCCTTCGCGCTGCCGACCGCCGTCGCCTTCCACCAGCGGCTCGGTCGCGCCCGCGTCGCGGACCGCATCGCGCGCCTGTCCACCCGCGCCAAACACGGACTGGCCGGTATCCCCGGAGTGACGGTGCACACCCCCGCGGACCCCGAGATGTCGGCGGGCATCACCTGCTTCAGCGTCCGCGGCCACAGCGCCGAGCAGGTCATCTCCCGCGCCGCGGAGAAACGAATCCGCCTGTCTTCTCTGCCCGTCCTCCCGTACAACAGCACGCCCTGGCCGCGGATCGGGACCGCCATCGTGAACTCGCCCCGGGACATCGACACCGCCCTCACCGCTGTCGCCGACATCGCACGGTAG
- a CDS encoding ATP-binding protein — translation METMCADAMTIRTATAVADARESTRTFLQGLVSPIKAAAADTVVLVVSELVTNALRHSGGTCTLDLTAYPDAIEVAVHDPSPRMPHMRTPDLTGGTGGFGRHMVDHLARTTAVTPRPTGGKTVSALLAR, via the coding sequence ATGGAGACCATGTGCGCCGACGCCATGACCATCCGCACCGCGACCGCCGTCGCCGACGCGCGAGAGAGCACCCGTACATTTCTGCAAGGTCTGGTGAGTCCGATCAAGGCCGCGGCAGCCGACACCGTGGTCCTGGTCGTCTCTGAACTGGTCACCAACGCCCTGCGCCACAGCGGCGGCACCTGCACCCTGGACCTGACCGCGTACCCGGACGCCATCGAGGTCGCCGTCCACGACCCCAGCCCGCGGATGCCCCATATGCGCACCCCCGACCTGACCGGCGGCACCGGGGGCTTCGGCCGGCACATGGTCGACCACCTCGCCCGCACCACCGCGGTCACCCCACGACCGACCGGAGGCAAGACCGTCAGCGCCCTCCTCGCCCGATAG
- a CDS encoding helix-turn-helix transcriptional regulator — protein sequence MHKTSSRLLALLSLLQTHRDWSGEDLAERLDVTSRTVRRDMDRLRELGYPITTVKGPAGGYRLEAGTDLPPLLFDDGQAVALTVALQTAAVGTAVAEDAARALATLRQVMPPRLRHRIDQLRVTAVQPPAATGDTPQATAQLLMDLSRVIHAREELRFDYAPGANASADAPRRVEPHHLVAWRHHWYLVAWDLPREDWRTFRVDRIRPRTPTGPRFTPRQLPGGDVSAFVTGRFRGNDGTTTDWPCQGEVILRLPAADVVPFAQDGIVEELDAHHCRLVLGSWSWTGLATAIGRFDTGIEVIGPPQLATAFRELAARYARAARIPQADAAGDGLAGEA from the coding sequence ATGCACAAAACCTCCTCGCGGCTGCTCGCACTGCTCTCGCTGCTGCAAACGCACCGTGACTGGTCAGGCGAGGATCTCGCCGAGCGTCTCGACGTCACCTCACGCACCGTGCGCCGCGACATGGACCGGCTGCGCGAACTCGGCTACCCGATCACCACCGTCAAAGGACCGGCCGGCGGCTACCGCCTGGAGGCCGGCACCGACCTGCCGCCCCTGCTGTTCGACGACGGCCAGGCCGTCGCCCTGACCGTCGCGCTCCAGACCGCGGCCGTCGGCACCGCCGTCGCCGAGGATGCCGCCCGCGCCCTGGCCACCCTCCGCCAGGTCATGCCACCCCGTCTGCGCCACCGCATCGACCAGCTACGCGTCACCGCCGTCCAGCCGCCCGCGGCGACCGGCGACACCCCCCAGGCCACGGCTCAGCTCCTGATGGACCTGAGCCGCGTCATCCACGCCCGCGAGGAACTGCGCTTCGACTACGCCCCGGGTGCGAACGCCTCGGCCGACGCCCCCCGCCGGGTGGAACCCCACCACCTGGTCGCATGGCGACACCACTGGTACCTCGTGGCCTGGGACCTCCCTCGCGAGGACTGGCGCACCTTCCGCGTCGACCGCATCCGGCCCCGCACACCCACCGGCCCCCGCTTCACCCCTCGGCAACTCCCCGGCGGCGACGTCTCCGCCTTCGTCACCGGCCGATTCCGCGGCAACGACGGCACCACCACCGACTGGCCCTGCCAAGGCGAAGTCATCCTCCGCCTCCCGGCCGCCGACGTCGTACCCTTCGCCCAGGACGGGATCGTCGAGGAGCTCGACGCCCACCACTGCCGGCTCGTCCTCGGCTCCTGGTCATGGACCGGACTCGCCACCGCCATCGGACGCTTCGACACCGGGATCGAGGTCATCGGCCCACCCCAACTGGCCACCGCGTTCCGGGAACTCGCCGCCCGCTACGCCCGTGCCGCGCGCATCCCGCAAGCCGACGCGGCCGGTGACGGCCTGGCGGGCGAGGCATAG
- a CDS encoding VOC family protein: MSFRTTTHLNFRGAAREALDFYGSVFGGHVVVVTYQDAGAVRDGSEADQVMWGEVTGDNGFHVMAYDVPSQLPWSQGENPFFVSVRGDDAEEIGALWGKLAEGSTVVRPLEPAQWAPLYGMLTDRFGVTWVLDVAAPYHG, encoded by the coding sequence ATGTCTTTCAGGACCACCACTCATCTGAACTTCCGGGGCGCCGCGCGTGAGGCGCTGGACTTCTACGGGTCCGTCTTCGGCGGACATGTCGTCGTGGTCACCTACCAGGACGCGGGCGCGGTGCGGGACGGGAGCGAGGCGGACCAGGTGATGTGGGGCGAGGTGACCGGCGACAACGGCTTCCATGTCATGGCCTACGACGTGCCCTCGCAGCTGCCCTGGAGCCAGGGCGAGAACCCGTTCTTCGTCTCCGTGCGCGGTGACGACGCGGAGGAGATCGGCGCCCTCTGGGGCAAGCTGGCCGAGGGCTCGACCGTCGTGCGCCCGCTGGAGCCCGCGCAGTGGGCGCCGCTGTACGGCATGCTCACCGACCGCTTCGGCGTCACCTGGGTCCTCGACGTCGCGGCTCCCTACCACGGCTGA
- a CDS encoding FAD-dependent monooxygenase, with protein sequence MTTEAVPGDGHRPTQGRYDAVVTGGGPAGAAAAITLARSGRSVLLADARSGPPKTSESLVPAARTLLQDLGVGPRALDRDHRPCHGGLSAWGSPRVEQVCFINDPHGHGWQLDRTAFDRLLRSQARARGAEVAEHTTVGRPVREPDGGWRLPVTARGTCRTVRCRWLIDATGRRARIAVHCGARRRRYDQLVSVHLRFVHDPYDSEDLSVVESVRDGWWYTAPCHPLGRDAVYFTDTDLVPPGLTTTQGFLDQLAATRHTGSRAEGRRPWPGGVPRRGAAHTTRLEPAAGDGWIAVGDAATAYDPISSQGVLTALYTGKCAGETVDARLAGRRDAVDTYLARLDETFDSYRTGHRTVHSWEQRWADRPFWQRRHTPVPAPTARVGPLH encoded by the coding sequence ATGACCACCGAGGCGGTGCCCGGCGACGGGCACCGGCCCACCCAAGGCCGTTACGACGCCGTGGTCACCGGTGGCGGACCGGCGGGCGCCGCAGCGGCCATCACACTCGCCAGGTCCGGGCGCAGCGTGCTGCTCGCGGACGCGCGCTCCGGACCGCCGAAGACCAGCGAATCCCTCGTTCCCGCCGCCAGAACGCTGCTTCAGGACCTCGGAGTCGGGCCCCGCGCGCTCGACCGCGACCACCGTCCGTGCCACGGCGGTCTCTCCGCCTGGGGATCGCCCCGGGTGGAACAGGTCTGCTTCATCAACGACCCCCACGGCCACGGCTGGCAGCTCGACCGGACGGCCTTCGACCGTCTGCTGCGTTCCCAGGCCCGCGCCCGAGGCGCGGAGGTCGCCGAACACACCACCGTGGGGCGCCCCGTACGGGAGCCGGACGGTGGCTGGCGGCTCCCGGTGACAGCCCGCGGTACGTGCCGCACCGTACGCTGCCGATGGCTCATCGACGCCACCGGCCGACGCGCACGTATCGCCGTGCACTGCGGGGCCCGACGGCGGCGCTACGACCAACTCGTGTCCGTACACCTGCGGTTCGTCCACGACCCGTACGACAGCGAGGACCTGTCCGTGGTCGAATCCGTACGCGACGGGTGGTGGTACACCGCCCCCTGCCATCCTCTCGGACGCGACGCCGTGTACTTCACCGACACCGACCTCGTCCCACCCGGTCTCACCACCACCCAGGGGTTCCTCGACCAGCTCGCCGCCACCCGTCATACCGGCTCCCGCGCCGAGGGCCGCCGCCCCTGGCCCGGAGGCGTGCCGCGCCGCGGCGCCGCCCACACCACCCGGCTGGAACCGGCGGCGGGAGACGGATGGATCGCCGTCGGCGACGCCGCGACCGCCTACGACCCGATCTCGTCCCAGGGCGTCCTCACCGCCCTCTACACCGGCAAGTGCGCCGGGGAGACCGTGGACGCCCGCCTGGCAGGCCGACGCGACGCGGTCGACACCTACCTGGCACGACTGGACGAGACCTTCGACAGCTACCGGACCGGCCATCGCACCGTCCACTCCTGGGAACAGCGCTGGGCCGACCGCCCCTTCTGGCAACGGCGCCACACACCTGTTCCCGCGCCCACCGCCCGGGTCGGTCCGCTACACTGA
- a CDS encoding LodA/GoxA family CTQ-dependent oxidase, whose product MPDIAYVKIHPAIGVARVGNSTKFFYGPESPDEPPRPPGFSKDGSAMIKRQAARFRVYGYDKDGNVLGEIEHGQDNATVTWTVRLANKKASWYKFALALDIEDAKAIPDGDARIARRNASTAERSKLKITPPARSISGPDQSGKAFDTGRINGIAVYLGELLTDAAGRLVVLGGRGKSDSFTVPRTALSDFGNNDGWYDDISDGPVTAEVTVGGRNLTATPAWVVVAPPNYAPDVKGIVTLHDLLYDLFVRTGDLPFPAKVTFDEHIKPVLLRFTGHQWVNQGFAAEFGWRAPNDFTSPQVLALLGSNKPQYQDLRQRVLYHMRQYKRDGMSPLPWPWLYGDAMASRPKSALQHGVLTVTHVRLFESWVKGDFDTTVRTPQPDLDKAPVALQPGLLDRAALDYCLADAFHPGCEVTWPIRHRTLYQEPFRILHRTDGNDPDHGTHLTSTKALADNGPLHAQGPGDLTRWMGLPWQTDTASCRSGYEIVANIGARYSPYLPSFWPARVPNQVLKEEDLDVVNNKGATHDDDLREKAFARRAVWLRFLSPDKAEGWQNMVDWWARFGIVETHAYTVEDGRFPDRILAESTPGLPKVNDRRNLVNVHVPEADPAVSDKFRRTDVNRQAVDEVARNTRFTPEEISAGYLTKIDPFRDNG is encoded by the coding sequence ATGCCGGACATCGCGTATGTGAAGATCCACCCGGCGATCGGTGTCGCCCGGGTCGGGAACAGCACCAAGTTCTTCTACGGGCCCGAGAGCCCGGACGAGCCGCCCAGGCCGCCCGGCTTCTCCAAGGACGGCTCCGCCATGATCAAGAGGCAGGCGGCGCGGTTCCGTGTCTACGGCTACGACAAGGACGGCAACGTCCTCGGAGAGATCGAACACGGGCAGGACAACGCCACCGTCACCTGGACCGTGCGCCTGGCGAACAAGAAGGCGTCCTGGTACAAGTTCGCGCTGGCGCTGGACATAGAGGACGCCAAGGCGATCCCCGACGGAGACGCGCGGATCGCCCGGCGCAACGCGAGCACGGCGGAGCGGAGCAAGCTGAAGATCACTCCGCCCGCGCGGTCGATCTCCGGACCCGACCAGTCGGGCAAGGCGTTCGACACGGGGCGGATCAACGGGATCGCGGTGTACCTGGGCGAACTGCTGACCGACGCGGCGGGCAGACTCGTGGTGCTCGGCGGCAGAGGGAAGTCCGACTCCTTCACCGTTCCCCGGACCGCGCTGTCGGACTTCGGCAACAACGACGGCTGGTACGACGACATCTCCGACGGCCCGGTGACCGCCGAGGTCACGGTAGGCGGCCGGAACCTCACGGCGACGCCGGCCTGGGTGGTGGTGGCACCGCCGAACTACGCGCCGGACGTCAAGGGCATCGTGACACTCCACGATCTGCTGTACGACCTCTTCGTGCGGACCGGCGACCTGCCCTTCCCCGCCAAGGTGACGTTCGACGAGCACATCAAACCGGTGCTGCTGCGGTTCACCGGACACCAATGGGTCAACCAGGGCTTCGCCGCGGAGTTCGGATGGCGCGCCCCGAACGACTTCACCTCCCCGCAGGTCCTCGCCCTGCTAGGCAGCAACAAGCCCCAGTACCAGGACCTGCGGCAGCGCGTCCTCTACCACATGCGGCAGTACAAGCGGGACGGCATGTCACCGCTGCCCTGGCCGTGGCTCTACGGGGACGCCATGGCCAGCAGACCGAAGTCCGCCCTGCAACACGGGGTGCTCACCGTCACGCATGTGAGACTGTTCGAGTCCTGGGTGAAGGGTGACTTCGACACCACGGTCCGGACCCCCCAGCCCGACCTCGACAAGGCGCCCGTCGCCCTTCAGCCCGGTCTGCTCGACCGGGCGGCGCTGGACTATTGCCTCGCCGACGCCTTCCACCCCGGCTGCGAGGTCACCTGGCCCATCCGTCACCGCACGCTCTACCAGGAGCCCTTCCGCATCCTGCACCGTACCGACGGCAACGATCCGGACCACGGGACCCACCTCACGTCCACGAAGGCACTGGCCGACAACGGTCCGCTGCACGCGCAGGGCCCCGGTGACCTCACCCGCTGGATGGGCCTCCCCTGGCAGACCGACACCGCGAGCTGCCGCTCCGGCTACGAGATCGTGGCCAACATCGGCGCCCGCTACAGCCCCTATCTGCCGTCGTTCTGGCCCGCCCGGGTACCCAACCAGGTGCTCAAGGAGGAGGACCTGGACGTCGTCAACAACAAGGGCGCCACCCACGACGACGACCTGCGGGAGAAGGCCTTCGCCCGGCGGGCGGTCTGGCTCCGGTTCCTGAGCCCGGACAAGGCCGAGGGCTGGCAGAACATGGTCGACTGGTGGGCCAGGTTCGGCATCGTCGAGACCCACGCCTACACCGTCGAGGACGGGAGGTTCCCCGACCGTATCCTCGCCGAGTCCACGCCCGGCCTCCCCAAGGTCAACGACCGCCGGAACCTGGTCAACGTCCACGTCCCCGAGGCGGACCCGGCCGTGTCCGACAAGTTCAGGCGCACGGACGTGAACCGGCAGGCTGTCGACGAGGTCGCCCGGAACACCCGGTTCACACCCGAGGAGATCTCGGCCGGCTACCTCACCAAGATCGACCCCTTCCGGGACAACGGATGA
- a CDS encoding TIGR03618 family F420-dependent PPOX class oxidoreductase: MTATFDQAVRDRLRAPHIWYVGTVFADGAPQVSPMWVDLEGEGELTFNTSVGRVKEENLRRDPRVYLSHADAADPFDRVQISGVVARFIEGEEAHDRMDRLARKYLGERYEWIMPGEQRVAVIVRPVKVRHIVGVERFRPGGPVPAP, encoded by the coding sequence ATGACTGCGACCTTCGACCAAGCTGTCCGGGACCGGCTGCGCGCCCCTCATATCTGGTACGTCGGGACCGTGTTCGCCGATGGCGCGCCGCAGGTCAGCCCGATGTGGGTGGATCTGGAGGGTGAGGGGGAGCTGACGTTCAACACCTCGGTGGGCCGGGTGAAGGAGGAGAACCTGCGCCGCGACCCCCGTGTCTACCTCTCGCACGCGGACGCCGCGGACCCCTTCGACCGGGTGCAGATCAGTGGCGTGGTGGCCCGGTTCATCGAGGGCGAGGAGGCGCACGACCGGATGGACCGGCTGGCCCGGAAGTACCTGGGCGAACGGTACGAGTGGATCATGCCGGGGGAACAGCGGGTCGCGGTGATCGTGCGTCCGGTCAAGGTGCGCCACATCGTCGGGGTGGAGCGGTTCCGACCCGGCGGTCCGGTTCCCGCCCCCTGA
- a CDS encoding alpha/beta fold hydrolase — translation MTDHRSEQPGPVRVARRRALAISAMVLAGAQASTGLAAAQDPGNPARAGLQWQLCSTAAVDWPIENDTRTECAELTVPVDYAKPEGRKIKIAVSRVKATEGKSREAPIVSHLGGPGLFNITDSAAMARRGLATLNTDHDLVALDVRGTGYSDHVDCGENPRTEPAPTAPEKKFKKADFDQQAEFNNRCAAVDPEFVRQITPENAARDIDRLRAALGAEKINFYGASFGTTIGMAYRSLFDRHTKRVWLDSVMPPTVHWPTMDGETEAVGNRGTAPFLAWLAQRDAEHHLGADESTVRGRLGDLRSELERKPRTGGGVRLDGNWVIEQLYRPQEEWADAAKSLVAVRDGGTPPTPPAPRAETAAPAPVRPLGLSNPRSRFNSLQYNAILCNTAPASRGFGELWAAREARREADPLTGGKHFSPWCAKWPYKMPAAKPAYGKSALQLSGHLYEDVTPHVWAERARDATGGALLTILDDGHATLPSSPCADKAITFFRTGRTVEGTCGGQQR, via the coding sequence ATGACCGATCACCGCAGTGAACAGCCCGGCCCCGTCAGGGTCGCGCGCCGTCGCGCCCTCGCCATCTCGGCGATGGTGCTCGCCGGGGCGCAGGCGAGCACCGGCCTCGCCGCCGCGCAGGACCCTGGGAATCCCGCCAGGGCTGGACTCCAGTGGCAGCTGTGCTCGACCGCGGCGGTGGACTGGCCGATCGAGAACGACACCCGCACCGAGTGCGCCGAGCTGACCGTACCGGTGGACTACGCAAAGCCGGAGGGCCGGAAGATCAAGATCGCGGTGAGCCGTGTCAAGGCCACGGAGGGGAAGTCGCGCGAGGCGCCCATCGTGTCCCACCTCGGCGGGCCGGGGCTGTTCAACATCACCGACTCGGCTGCGATGGCACGACGCGGACTCGCCACGCTGAACACCGACCACGATCTCGTCGCGTTGGACGTCCGGGGCACCGGATACAGCGACCACGTCGACTGCGGCGAGAATCCGAGGACGGAACCGGCACCGACGGCGCCGGAGAAGAAGTTCAAGAAGGCCGATTTCGACCAGCAGGCCGAGTTCAACAACCGCTGTGCGGCCGTCGATCCCGAGTTCGTACGACAGATCACCCCGGAGAACGCCGCCCGGGACATCGACCGGCTCCGGGCCGCACTTGGCGCGGAGAAGATCAACTTCTACGGCGCCTCCTTCGGCACCACCATCGGAATGGCCTACCGTTCCCTGTTCGACCGCCACACGAAACGCGTGTGGCTGGACTCGGTGATGCCCCCGACGGTCCACTGGCCCACGATGGACGGCGAGACGGAGGCGGTCGGTAACCGCGGCACCGCGCCCTTCCTCGCCTGGCTGGCACAGCGCGACGCCGAGCACCACCTGGGCGCCGACGAGTCCACCGTCCGCGGCCGGCTGGGCGATCTGCGCAGTGAGCTGGAGCGGAAGCCGCGCACCGGTGGCGGGGTACGCCTGGACGGGAACTGGGTGATCGAGCAGCTCTACCGCCCCCAGGAGGAGTGGGCCGACGCGGCGAAGAGCCTGGTCGCGGTGCGCGACGGCGGCACGCCTCCGACGCCACCGGCGCCCCGGGCGGAAACCGCCGCACCGGCGCCGGTACGTCCTCTCGGGCTGAGCAATCCGCGCAGCCGCTTCAACTCACTCCAGTACAACGCGATCCTCTGCAACACCGCCCCCGCGAGCCGCGGTTTCGGTGAACTGTGGGCGGCCCGCGAGGCCCGTCGGGAGGCCGATCCCTTGACGGGAGGGAAGCACTTCAGCCCCTGGTGCGCGAAGTGGCCGTACAAGATGCCCGCCGCCAAGCCCGCGTACGGCAAGAGCGCGCTCCAGCTCTCCGGCCACCTCTACGAGGACGTCACTCCCCACGTATGGGCCGAACGGGCCAGGGACGCCACCGGAGGCGCCCTGCTCACCATCCTGGACGACGGGCACGCGACCCTGCCCTCATCGCCCTGCGCCGACAAGGCGATCACCTTCTTCCGTACCGGACGCACGGTCGAGGGCACCTGTGGCGGCCAACAGCGCTGA